One genomic segment of Aquipluma nitroreducens includes these proteins:
- a CDS encoding M3 family metallopeptidase, with product MTKITIQHTENPLLNPFQNIHQTAPFNSIKIEHYLPAFDAAIEETKAEVQQIIDNPSAPDFVNTIVALDLAGEKLERIKGIFFNLNSAETSDEMQEIAQEIAPKLSDLGNDISLNEQLFARIKEVHNQKDNLVLNVEESTLLEKTYRRFVRSGANLNETDKAKYREITKELSTLGLQYQQNVLAETNAYELLITDEKDLSGLPASVIELAAQTAQAKDKQGWLFNLQYPSYFPFLKYADNRSLREQIFRASSSRANHENENDNKSNIKRLVELRLEKANLLGFKTHAAYKLQERMAETPEKVIGFLEELHQQSKPFALKEFAEVQEYAKKAGFEGIIQRWDWAYYSEKLKSEKYDYTDEEVKPYLQLEKVISGVFQLAQKLYGLGLKENKSIEVYHPDVMAYEVYNEKEEFIAVLYLDFFPRESKRSGAWMTDYRTQSNVNGNSVRPHVSLVTNFTKSTETTPSLLTFDEVTTFLHEFGHGLHGMLSQCQYPGTSGTSVYWDFVELPSQMHENWAYEKEWLDTFAVHFHTGEKMPQELIQKIQKAQNFQAAYMMERQLSFAMLDMAYHHGGLPSDVDLKAFEMSAIASTDLFEPVDGSLQSTSFSHIFSGGYDAGYYSYKWAEVLDADAFSVFQERGIFDRETADSFRKNILEKGGSEHPMILYKAFRGQEPTATALLKRNGLI from the coding sequence ATGACAAAAATAACTATCCAGCATACTGAAAACCCGTTATTAAACCCGTTTCAGAATATTCATCAAACAGCGCCATTCAACTCAATAAAAATCGAACATTACCTTCCGGCGTTTGATGCAGCCATCGAGGAAACGAAAGCAGAAGTTCAACAAATTATCGACAATCCATCGGCGCCAGATTTTGTCAATACAATTGTGGCGCTGGATTTGGCAGGCGAAAAGCTGGAGCGAATCAAAGGCATTTTCTTTAACCTGAATTCGGCCGAAACCAGCGACGAAATGCAGGAAATTGCGCAGGAAATTGCACCTAAATTGTCTGATTTAGGGAACGATATCAGCCTGAACGAGCAGCTTTTTGCCCGCATTAAAGAAGTGCACAACCAAAAAGATAATCTGGTTTTAAATGTTGAAGAATCGACTTTGCTTGAGAAAACTTACCGACGGTTTGTTCGTAGTGGTGCAAACCTGAATGAAACGGACAAAGCCAAATACCGTGAAATCACCAAAGAATTATCGACACTCGGATTGCAATATCAGCAAAATGTACTGGCCGAAACCAATGCGTACGAACTGTTGATTACCGACGAAAAAGATTTAAGCGGACTACCGGCATCGGTGATCGAGTTGGCAGCTCAAACAGCTCAGGCAAAAGACAAACAAGGCTGGCTTTTCAACCTTCAATATCCAAGCTATTTCCCATTCCTGAAATATGCCGACAACCGTTCGTTACGCGAACAGATTTTCCGCGCTTCGAGTTCGAGAGCTAATCACGAAAACGAAAACGACAATAAATCAAACATCAAACGGTTGGTTGAACTGCGGTTAGAGAAAGCGAATTTACTCGGGTTCAAAACACATGCAGCATATAAACTTCAGGAGCGAATGGCCGAAACTCCTGAAAAAGTAATCGGGTTTTTAGAAGAACTTCATCAGCAATCGAAACCTTTTGCGCTGAAAGAATTTGCCGAAGTTCAGGAATATGCCAAAAAAGCTGGGTTCGAAGGAATCATCCAACGCTGGGATTGGGCTTATTACTCCGAAAAACTGAAGTCTGAAAAATACGATTACACCGACGAGGAAGTTAAACCTTATTTACAGCTTGAGAAAGTAATTTCAGGAGTATTCCAGTTGGCTCAAAAACTTTACGGACTGGGCTTGAAAGAAAATAAAAGCATCGAAGTTTATCACCCTGATGTGATGGCTTACGAAGTTTATAACGAGAAAGAAGAATTCATTGCCGTTCTGTACCTCGATTTTTTCCCACGCGAAAGTAAACGTTCCGGAGCTTGGATGACCGATTACCGAACTCAATCGAATGTGAACGGAAATTCAGTGAGACCGCACGTTTCGCTGGTAACCAACTTCACGAAATCAACAGAAACTACGCCTTCGTTGCTGACTTTTGACGAGGTGACTACTTTTCTTCACGAGTTTGGGCATGGCTTGCACGGCATGTTGTCGCAATGCCAATACCCCGGAACTTCGGGCACCAGTGTGTATTGGGATTTTGTGGAACTACCCTCGCAGATGCACGAAAACTGGGCCTACGAAAAAGAGTGGCTCGATACATTTGCCGTTCATTTCCATACCGGAGAAAAGATGCCGCAGGAATTGATTCAGAAAATACAGAAAGCGCAAAACTTTCAGGCGGCTTACATGATGGAACGGCAGTTGAGCTTTGCTATGCTCGATATGGCTTATCACCACGGTGGATTGCCATCGGATGTTGACTTGAAAGCTTTTGAAATGAGTGCAATTGCTTCAACTGACTTATTCGAGCCTGTTGATGGAAGCTTGCAGAGCACGTCGTTTTCGCATATTTTTTCGGGTGGTTACGATGCCGGTTACTACAGCTACAAGTGGGCTGAAGTGTTGGATGCCGATGCTTTTTCGGTATTTCAGGAGAGAGGAATTTTTGATCGGGAAACGGCTGATTCGTTCAGGAAAAATATTCTGGAAAAAGGTGGAAGCGAACACCCGATGATTTTATACAAAGCTTTCCGTGGACAGGAACCAACAGCAACAGCACTGTTGAAAAGAAACGGGTTGATCTAA
- a CDS encoding phosphatase PAP2 family protein, with protein sequence MNNNKTLSLIARVTSLAFHPLLIPTLGFLLLFNSDFYFSILPWNVKRYMLLVVFLSTCILPAISILILSINPKFDLNMEKNTDRVLSLLISSISYYLGYLLLKRVPVFPAYNVFLLGAILIQIALLPISMRWRISIHAAAIGGLVGGILGLSFRLQENPVQLLSLLILTAGLIGTSRLVLEKHTQSQVYTGLSIGFIILLAVVIFI encoded by the coding sequence ATGAACAACAATAAAACTCTGTCGCTTATAGCTCGCGTCACATCTCTCGCTTTTCATCCTTTACTAATTCCTACACTTGGCTTTTTGCTCCTTTTTAATTCCGACTTTTACTTTTCAATTCTACCCTGGAATGTAAAAAGATACATGCTTCTGGTTGTTTTCCTGTCAACTTGTATTTTGCCGGCAATTAGCATTTTAATTCTGTCAATCAATCCGAAGTTTGACCTGAATATGGAGAAAAACACCGATCGCGTTTTGTCGCTGCTGATCAGTTCAATTTCATATTATTTAGGATATCTATTATTGAAACGGGTGCCAGTTTTTCCTGCATACAATGTTTTTCTGCTGGGGGCAATCTTGATTCAGATTGCACTTCTGCCCATTTCAATGAGATGGAGAATCAGTATTCATGCTGCAGCTATTGGAGGCCTCGTTGGCGGCATCTTAGGATTGTCGTTCAGGCTTCAGGAAAACCCGGTGCAACTTTTATCACTACTCATACTTACAGCCGGACTGATTGGAACTTCGCGCCTGGTTCTCGAAAAGCACACACAATCGCAGGTTTATACCGGACTTTCAATTGGGTTTATCATCCTTCTAGCTGTTGTCATATTCATCTAG
- the rpoN gene encoding RNA polymerase factor sigma-54 — MADQRLSLQQRLLQKLSPQQIQVIKLLEIPTMQLEQRIKSELEENPILELVEGEDFDESFDDTDTDDSQSDDEFSLDDYLNDEDIPNYRLAANNYSKDDKQVDMPYSSGVSFHDSLIEQLGLSNLKEEEELIAEYIIGNIDEDGYLRRDLLSISDDLAFHMNIEVKLEDLERYLAIIQDFDPPGIGARDLQECLLLQIKRKKGKNSTSLAARIIKDCFEEFTKKHYDKILKKYEISEEELKESIDEILKLNPKPGSSYSNPMGKSNQVIVPDFLLDNLEGELNLSLNQKNVPDLQLNSTYIDLMKSYSGNKIGATKDKKEALTFMKQKLDSAKWFIDAIRQRHNTLYVTMSEIIKFQKEFFQDGDETKLKPMILKDIADLTGLDISTISRVSNSKYIQTHFGIYPLKYFFSEGLQTDTGEEVSTREIKKILAECIDNEDKRHPVTDEKLALILKEKSYLVARRTVAKYREQLGIPVARMRKEL, encoded by the coding sequence ATGGCAGACCAGAGATTAAGTTTACAGCAGCGGTTATTACAAAAGCTTTCTCCACAGCAGATACAAGTTATCAAGCTGCTGGAGATTCCTACCATGCAACTCGAACAACGGATAAAAAGTGAATTGGAAGAAAACCCGATTCTTGAACTGGTTGAAGGTGAAGATTTTGATGAAAGTTTTGATGATACAGATACCGATGATTCTCAGTCAGATGACGAATTTTCATTGGACGATTACCTCAACGATGAAGATATTCCGAATTACCGTTTAGCTGCCAACAATTATTCGAAAGACGACAAGCAGGTTGATATGCCCTATTCATCAGGAGTTAGCTTTCACGATTCGCTCATTGAACAGCTTGGCTTATCGAACCTAAAAGAAGAAGAGGAACTGATTGCTGAATACATTATTGGCAATATTGATGAAGATGGATACCTCCGGCGCGATTTGCTCTCCATTTCAGACGATCTGGCTTTTCACATGAACATCGAAGTTAAACTGGAGGATCTGGAACGTTACCTTGCAATTATTCAGGATTTTGATCCGCCTGGTATTGGCGCACGCGATCTTCAGGAATGTTTGCTCCTTCAGATCAAGCGAAAAAAAGGAAAGAATTCGACGAGTCTGGCAGCGCGGATCATTAAGGATTGTTTTGAAGAATTTACCAAAAAACACTACGATAAAATCCTGAAGAAATACGAAATTTCGGAGGAAGAGCTGAAGGAATCCATTGATGAAATTCTGAAGTTAAATCCGAAACCGGGAAGTTCATACAGTAACCCAATGGGCAAATCCAATCAGGTTATTGTTCCTGATTTTTTGCTTGATAATCTGGAAGGCGAACTTAACCTGAGCCTGAACCAGAAAAATGTTCCCGACCTTCAGCTAAACAGCACTTACATCGATCTGATGAAATCCTATTCAGGAAATAAGATCGGTGCTACGAAAGATAAAAAAGAGGCTTTGACGTTCATGAAACAGAAATTGGACTCGGCCAAATGGTTTATCGATGCCATTCGTCAACGCCATAATACGCTGTATGTTACGATGAGCGAAATCATTAAATTTCAGAAAGAATTTTTTCAGGATGGCGACGAAACCAAGCTGAAACCTATGATTCTGAAAGACATTGCCGATTTAACCGGACTTGATATTTCGACCATCTCGCGTGTTTCGAACAGCAAATACATTCAAACTCATTTCGGAATTTATCCGTTGAAATACTTCTTCTCTGAAGGCTTGCAAACCGATACCGGCGAGGAAGTCTCGACGCGTGAAATAAAAAAAATACTGGCTGAATGTATTGATAATGAAGATAAACGGCATCCTGTTACCGACGAAAAACTTGCTTTAATCCTGAAAGAAAAATCGTACCTGGTTGCCCGCCGAACTGTTGCCAAGTACCGTGAACAACTCGGGATTCCGGTTGCCCGTATGAGAAAAGAACTTTAA
- a CDS encoding DUF5723 family protein, which translates to MSFYPIENQFNSSSYNPAFLTSDAQFTFSIFPLAGTNIGFNNQKEIQNLFSKLISGENKDDDYIDIVKSMVGQPTYNQKLETELLTFTYRSHFGFLNFRIMENVAFSASVKGPVSEFMILPEIKSVFVDQVQNIPVQVIHYREYSIAYSLPQKNHKLTAGIRAKLYFGKSVFSSEISGAISQDQPGTYALKTWGKGYFSMPEATNVNPDGTVSGNPDISSISSYVFNSGNPGVGVDLGIKYKITPKLSVSMSVIDLGKIFWKTNLNSKIFDGEYPMKPTSLDPPSSVNGQQVISKSSDSVSFTNSFSSIFQLTNDGTRFSTPLPVTLYAGVNYQISPTVKINLIDRYISLKNFNHNSLLLSANFDVSKKFTVSTGYSIIGNTYTNIPLAIQFNRDFGQIYVGTDNLLAFIVPSISEFSGITAGTCFYLFRKRNLYGSPTKVLPFHKPKKVKRVHNSGRIMKETTEFGYPVQE; encoded by the coding sequence ATGTCATTTTATCCAATTGAAAATCAGTTTAATTCGTCGAGTTACAACCCTGCATTTTTGACTTCAGACGCTCAATTCACCTTTAGCATTTTCCCTCTTGCCGGAACGAATATCGGGTTTAACAATCAAAAGGAAATTCAAAATCTGTTCTCAAAATTAATTTCAGGGGAGAATAAAGACGATGATTACATTGATATTGTTAAAAGTATGGTTGGGCAACCCACCTACAATCAAAAACTGGAAACAGAGTTACTAACCTTTACCTATCGCTCTCACTTTGGATTTCTGAATTTCCGGATCATGGAAAATGTAGCATTTTCAGCCTCGGTGAAAGGTCCGGTTAGCGAATTCATGATTCTTCCTGAAATTAAAAGTGTCTTTGTTGATCAAGTGCAAAATATTCCGGTTCAAGTCATTCATTATCGGGAATACAGCATTGCTTATTCCCTTCCTCAGAAAAATCACAAATTGACAGCAGGAATAAGGGCAAAACTTTATTTTGGCAAATCAGTTTTTTCTTCGGAGATTTCAGGAGCAATTAGTCAGGATCAGCCAGGTACATACGCTTTAAAGACCTGGGGAAAAGGATACTTTTCAATGCCCGAAGCAACTAATGTTAACCCTGATGGAACCGTTTCCGGTAACCCTGATATTTCATCGATAAGCAGCTATGTCTTCAATTCCGGAAATCCAGGTGTCGGAGTCGATTTGGGCATCAAATATAAAATCACCCCTAAACTGTCGGTTTCAATGAGTGTAATCGATCTGGGGAAAATATTCTGGAAAACCAACCTGAATTCGAAGATATTTGATGGAGAATATCCGATGAAACCAACAAGCCTTGACCCTCCCAGTTCTGTAAATGGGCAACAGGTTATTTCCAAAAGCTCTGATAGCGTTTCGTTCACCAATTCATTTTCAAGTATTTTTCAATTGACGAATGATGGAACCAGGTTTTCAACACCATTGCCGGTAACCTTGTATGCGGGAGTTAATTACCAGATTAGTCCAACCGTAAAAATTAACCTGATCGACCGGTATATCAGTCTCAAAAACTTTAACCACAATAGCCTTTTACTTTCAGCAAATTTTGATGTTTCAAAAAAATTCACTGTTAGCACAGGGTACTCAATAATTGGAAATACTTACACTAATATTCCTCTTGCGATTCAGTTTAATCGCGATTTCGGTCAGATTTATGTTGGCACTGATAACCTCCTGGCGTTTATAGTACCTTCAATATCAGAGTTTTCAGGAATAACTGCCGGCACCTGTTTTTATCTGTTCAGGAAAAGAAATTTGTATGGTTCGCCAACCAAAGTTCTTCCGTTTCACAAACCTAAAAAAGTAAAAAGGGTTCACAACAGCGGACGAATTATGAAAGAAACTACTGAATTTGGATATCCGGTTCAGGAATAA
- a CDS encoding DUF5723 family protein, with protein sequence MKYQRKGKPVFLFLTYLLILTLHGNAQTNMVFYNTPDQYNTSNFNPAFLTSQKNFTFSILPLAGMSVGYNNQSVIKDMVLNVIKGSQTTEDLKAVFNSMLDLGLFYQRMEVPLLNIGYHSHLGTFNFSIKENMQMMTNLKGQFSQFLTNPDFSTVTLNKPQLFPAAAMHYREYSLGYANEIIKNKLSVGIRAKVYYGKFSMNSNIQGEIIERNSEYFMTTRNRVQMSFPVTIIKNDQEQLTAVNQTNDFTIGKYIMNSGNFGTGFDIGFTYKITPDLVVSSSVLDVGKIKWKKNLNTMIYKGEYQFPQAFIISGDQTTLTKSENFSTDYESIPDLYKIDIDSTSYSTTMPLTLFAGLQYQVNPKLNIGIVDRFIQKKDLNYNSITLTGVFDVKKNLKITTGYAILGNSYTNIPLALTYQWNGGQYFVGTDSFLSFLLPSSADFSGITFGMCFFLFRNKMNYEENEYLPFYKRRKNISVNRTGLIKKDNAEK encoded by the coding sequence ATGAAATATCAACGTAAAGGGAAACCAGTTTTTCTATTTCTAACTTATTTGTTGATTTTGACGTTACATGGTAATGCTCAAACAAACATGGTTTTTTACAATACGCCCGACCAGTATAACACATCAAATTTCAACCCTGCATTTTTAACTTCTCAGAAAAATTTTACTTTCAGTATTTTACCCTTAGCCGGAATGAGCGTAGGGTATAACAATCAGTCTGTTATTAAGGACATGGTTCTCAATGTAATAAAAGGTAGTCAAACAACCGAAGATCTTAAAGCAGTATTCAACAGTATGCTGGATCTTGGTTTATTTTACCAGAGAATGGAAGTGCCGCTACTTAATATTGGTTATCATTCACATCTCGGAACGTTTAACTTTTCGATTAAGGAAAATATGCAGATGATGACGAATTTGAAAGGCCAGTTCTCACAGTTCTTAACGAATCCGGACTTCAGTACGGTGACTCTAAATAAGCCACAGCTGTTCCCGGCAGCTGCCATGCACTATCGTGAATACAGCCTTGGGTATGCCAACGAAATAATCAAAAACAAGCTTTCGGTGGGGATCAGGGCGAAAGTATACTATGGCAAGTTTTCGATGAATTCTAATATTCAGGGCGAAATAATAGAAAGAAATTCTGAGTATTTTATGACAACCCGCAATCGGGTTCAAATGTCATTCCCCGTTACAATCATAAAAAATGATCAGGAACAACTAACTGCTGTTAATCAGACTAATGATTTTACAATTGGTAAATATATCATGAACTCAGGAAATTTCGGAACCGGTTTCGACATTGGTTTTACCTACAAAATTACACCTGATTTGGTGGTCTCGTCAAGCGTTCTGGATGTGGGAAAGATCAAATGGAAAAAAAATCTGAATACGATGATTTATAAAGGCGAATACCAATTCCCTCAGGCATTTATCATCTCAGGCGACCAAACTACGCTAACAAAAAGTGAAAATTTCTCGACCGATTATGAATCTATTCCAGATTTGTATAAGATTGATATTGACAGCACTTCTTATTCAACGACGATGCCTTTAACTTTATTTGCAGGGTTGCAATACCAGGTTAATCCAAAACTGAACATCGGAATTGTAGACAGATTTATTCAAAAAAAGGACCTCAACTACAACAGCATTACACTAACAGGAGTCTTCGATGTTAAAAAAAATCTCAAAATTACAACGGGTTATGCAATCCTTGGAAATTCGTACACCAACATCCCATTGGCTCTAACTTACCAGTGGAATGGAGGTCAATACTTCGTCGGAACGGATAGTTTTCTTTCTTTTCTTCTCCCATCATCGGCAGATTTTTCAGGTATAACTTTTGGTATGTGTTTTTTCCTTTTCCGGAATAAAATGAATTATGAAGAAAATGAATACCTTCCCTTTTATAAAAGAAGAAAAAATATTTCGGTTAATCGAACCGGACTGATCAAAAAAGATAATGCTGAAAAATAA
- a CDS encoding PAS domain-containing protein has translation MKIGRKESRGIASVRLASQAIADLKYKSLFENSGTAIVIIDKDGIYHLVNSRAAKHFGGDVDDIVGKSIFDFLPQEGAQKYLERNQKVIESGIGEEYEYTFELPTGTKTLLITDQVLIDGRGIGYALQSSGIDITARKQAEEALKESESNYRLLARNLPDTSIFLFDHNLRFILAEGHLSSEFGFTISDIEGKTLRELLPPERANRLAPIYMNALEGRSTENLISEFNGRSYSVNILPVKNNRDEIIAGMVVSQDITTRRQADEALNANYSLLRIAGETAKFGGWSVDAASNKVIWSDTVAKIHEMPIGYNPSIDEGISFYAPEWRDKITQLFTNCSENGTPYDEEMEIITAKGKRVWIRTTGEAFVDDKGKIVKIQGAFQDISERKLADQALHESEEKWRKLVNTIPDYIALYDRDGKYLFLNHFAEGFSVKDIEGKTYIDFLQDDSKPIYEQAFNISKQTNSTQYVEHTAQGDNRSFRHYESFFVPIFENNRFENMMVIARDITERKQIENELAKEKALIDAIFNSIPGIIYLYDLEGNLVRWNTKHEIMTGYTGEELSHKKLLDWYKGDIDSQIAVNDGVKATILNGFGTAEANLQKKNGKTIPMYFTASLLTINGKEYFTGVGIDITKRKQAEEAVLKSKKQYDNLVSKIPVGVYILKTKPDGTFALEYVSPRMAEMLGLSVEDLLADNHAIFTAIHSDDLESFTRLNREGIEQKRPFNWKGRVVVKGDIRWFHISSLPEQLDNGDMLWHGLIVDITERMRDEAEIKLKNEELINLNATKDKFFSIIAHDLKSPFNSIIGFSNLLIRQIEEKDYASIEKYAGIIQNSSQQAMDLLMNLLEWSQSQTGRIVYTPEKIDISTSINKVAELFLALAQQKSITIYLETSSNLSFFADKAMINTVLRNLISNAIKFTNVGGEISISAKQMLNDLVVSVSDNGVGMDEESISMLFRIDQNHTTLGTNEEKGTGLGLLLCKEFVEKHGGKIWVESFPGKGSKFHFSIPNSILVNSSSN, from the coding sequence ATGAAAATAGGGAGAAAGGAATCACGAGGAATTGCTTCGGTGCGTCTAGCTTCACAAGCAATCGCAGATCTGAAATATAAATCTCTTTTCGAAAATTCAGGTACCGCCATTGTCATTATCGATAAAGATGGAATTTACCATTTAGTCAACTCCAGGGCTGCCAAACATTTTGGCGGGGATGTTGATGACATAGTTGGCAAATCGATCTTTGATTTTTTGCCTCAGGAAGGGGCACAAAAGTACCTTGAAAGAAACCAAAAAGTAATTGAATCGGGCATTGGCGAAGAATATGAATATACTTTTGAACTACCAACCGGCACCAAGACTTTGCTGATTACTGATCAGGTTTTAATAGATGGGCGCGGAATAGGATATGCACTTCAGAGTAGCGGCATTGATATTACCGCGCGCAAGCAAGCCGAAGAAGCCTTGAAGGAGAGCGAATCCAATTATCGTCTTTTGGCCCGAAACCTGCCGGATACTTCTATCTTTCTTTTTGATCATAACCTTCGTTTTATTCTTGCTGAAGGCCATTTATCTTCTGAGTTTGGCTTCACAATCAGCGACATAGAAGGCAAAACGTTAAGGGAATTACTTCCACCTGAAAGAGCCAATCGTCTGGCGCCCATTTATATGAATGCGCTGGAAGGAAGATCAACTGAAAATTTGATTTCTGAATTCAATGGCCGCAGCTATTCGGTAAATATTCTTCCGGTTAAGAATAATCGGGATGAGATTATTGCCGGAATGGTCGTTTCGCAGGATATTACCACCCGCAGACAAGCTGATGAAGCACTCAATGCCAATTATTCACTTCTTAGAATTGCAGGCGAAACGGCTAAATTTGGAGGATGGAGTGTAGACGCTGCCAGTAATAAAGTGATTTGGTCTGATACGGTGGCAAAAATTCACGAAATGCCCATTGGATATAATCCATCAATAGATGAAGGGATTAGTTTCTATGCCCCTGAATGGCGCGATAAAATCACTCAGCTGTTTACCAATTGTTCAGAAAATGGAACCCCTTATGATGAGGAAATGGAAATAATCACAGCAAAGGGAAAGCGTGTTTGGATACGAACAACTGGAGAAGCATTTGTTGACGACAAAGGGAAAATTGTTAAAATTCAGGGAGCCTTTCAAGATATCAGCGAGCGTAAACTGGCCGATCAGGCTTTGCACGAAAGTGAAGAAAAATGGCGCAAGCTGGTAAATACGATTCCCGACTATATCGCTTTATATGACCGCGATGGAAAATACCTTTTTCTGAACCATTTTGCTGAGGGTTTTTCTGTGAAAGATATTGAGGGAAAAACATATATCGATTTTCTGCAAGATGATTCAAAACCGATATACGAGCAAGCCTTTAACATCTCGAAACAAACCAATTCGACCCAATATGTTGAACATACAGCTCAGGGTGATAATAGAAGTTTCAGACATTATGAAAGTTTCTTTGTCCCGATATTCGAAAACAATCGTTTTGAAAACATGATGGTTATTGCCCGGGATATTACCGAGCGAAAGCAAATAGAGAATGAATTGGCAAAAGAAAAGGCACTTATCGATGCCATTTTCAACAGTATTCCAGGCATAATCTATCTTTACGATTTAGAGGGAAACCTGGTTCGATGGAATACGAAGCACGAAATTATGACTGGTTATACTGGTGAAGAATTATCGCACAAGAAATTATTGGATTGGTATAAAGGAGACATCGATAGTCAAATAGCAGTTAATGATGGTGTTAAGGCGACTATTTTAAATGGCTTTGGTACGGCAGAAGCTAACTTGCAGAAAAAAAATGGTAAAACCATTCCGATGTATTTCACAGCCTCCCTGTTAACAATTAATGGAAAGGAATATTTCACCGGGGTAGGGATTGATATTACTAAACGTAAACAAGCCGAAGAGGCAGTACTCAAAAGCAAGAAGCAGTATGACAATCTGGTCTCAAAAATTCCAGTTGGAGTATATATCCTGAAAACCAAACCAGACGGTACATTTGCCTTGGAATACGTCAGTCCAAGAATGGCAGAAATGCTCGGTTTGAGTGTTGAAGATTTGCTCGCGGATAACCATGCCATTTTCACAGCCATTCACTCCGATGATTTGGAAAGCTTTACCAGATTAAATCGGGAGGGAATTGAACAAAAGCGGCCATTCAACTGGAAAGGACGTGTTGTTGTAAAAGGAGACATCAGGTGGTTTCATATTTCATCATTGCCAGAACAATTGGATAACGGGGACATGTTATGGCATGGATTAATTGTTGATATTACTGAACGAATGCGGGATGAAGCTGAAATTAAACTCAAAAATGAAGAACTTATAAACCTTAATGCCACCAAAGATAAATTCTTCTCCATTATTGCGCACGATTTGAAAAGTCCATTCAATAGTATTATTGGTTTTAGCAATTTGCTGATAAGGCAGATCGAGGAAAAGGATTATGCTTCGATTGAAAAGTATGCAGGTATTATTCAGAACTCTTCTCAGCAAGCGATGGATTTGTTGATGAACTTATTGGAATGGTCACAGTCGCAAACAGGGCGTATCGTTTATACTCCCGAAAAGATTGACATTTCTACTTCCATAAATAAGGTAGCTGAGTTATTCCTCGCCCTGGCTCAACAAAAATCAATCACTATTTATTTGGAAACGTCCTCTAATCTTTCTTTTTTTGCCGACAAGGCTATGATTAATACCGTACTGAGAAACCTGATTTCGAATGCCATAAAATTCACCAATGTGGGCGGTGAAATTAGTATTTCAGCGAAGCAAATGCTTAATGATCTGGTGGTATCTGTGTCGGATAATGGAGTTGGAATGGATGAAGAATCAATCTCGATGTTGTTTCGGATTGATCAGAACCACACCACTTTAGGCACTAATGAAGAGAAGGGAACAGGTCTTGGACTATTGCTTTGCAAGGAATTTGTTGAAAAGCATGGAGGAAAGATTTGGGTAGAGAGTTTCCCCGGAAAGGGAAGTAAGTTCCACTTTTCGATTCCCAATAGTATTTTAGTTAACTCATCATCGAATTAA